The proteins below are encoded in one region of Clostridia bacterium:
- a CDS encoding type II toxin-antitoxin system HicA family toxin yields MRALKSLGFRLVREGNHLALERANPDGTVTPLTMPNHERIKGSTLRTICTQAGISRKEFLRAYEEA; encoded by the coding sequence CTGCGGGCGCTCAAGTCGCTGGGCTTCAGGCTGGTGCGGGAAGGAAACCATCTGGCCCTGGAGCGTGCCAATCCCGACGGAACGGTCACTCCGCTCACCATGCCCAACCACGAACGGATCAAAGGATCCACCCTTCGCACTATCTGCACCCAGGCCGGCATATCAAGAAAAGAGTTTCTCAGAGCCTATGAGGAAGCCTAG
- a CDS encoding type II toxin-antitoxin system HicB family antitoxin → MRTFKVVVEKHPDGYVAYPIGLKGVVVGEGNTYAEALADVKSAIRFHVETFGEEVVAAGSDVLEVFVSETGVAL, encoded by the coding sequence GTGCGAACGTTCAAGGTGGTTGTGGAAAAGCACCCCGATGGATACGTAGCCTACCCCATCGGTCTTAAGGGAGTAGTGGTCGGCGAAGGCAACACCTATGCGGAAGCGCTGGCAGATGTTAAGTCGGCCATCCGCTTTCATGTTGAGACCTTCGGCGAGGAAGTCGTAGCTGCCGGGTCCGATGTCCTGGAGGTATTCGTATCAGAGACGGGGGTGGCGCTGTAG